A genome region from Variovorax paradoxus includes the following:
- a CDS encoding ABC transporter ATP-binding protein encodes MSIAGPLQDAKAPSGRSALHEATSGGTHSGHPLLQLDEFCVAYRTVEAVHSVHLQVNEGEIVTVIGPNGAGKTTLLCAAMGLLPSTGRLSLDGERIARPGVEAMVARGVALVPERRELFGEMSVEDNLLLGGFYQWRKGKRDQRARMDEVFEIFPRLKERRPQMASTLSGGERQMLAIGRALMARPRLLMLDEPSLGLAPLVVREVLRVVSQLRRHGVSVLLVEQNARAALQVADRAYVLEMGAVALEGQARDLLHDRRIIDTYLGIGKKE; translated from the coding sequence ATGAGCATTGCAGGACCGCTCCAAGACGCGAAGGCCCCCTCGGGGCGCAGCGCATTGCACGAAGCGACAAGCGGGGGGACACATTCCGGCCATCCGCTGCTTCAGCTCGACGAATTCTGCGTCGCCTACCGCACCGTGGAAGCGGTGCACAGCGTGCACCTGCAGGTGAACGAGGGCGAGATCGTCACCGTCATCGGCCCCAACGGCGCCGGCAAGACCACGCTGCTGTGCGCGGCCATGGGCCTGCTGCCGTCCACCGGCCGGCTGTCGCTGGACGGCGAGCGCATCGCACGCCCCGGCGTGGAAGCCATGGTCGCGCGCGGCGTGGCCCTGGTGCCCGAGCGGCGCGAGCTGTTCGGCGAGATGTCGGTCGAGGACAACCTGCTGCTCGGCGGCTTCTACCAGTGGCGCAAGGGCAAGCGCGACCAGCGCGCACGCATGGACGAGGTCTTCGAGATCTTCCCGCGCCTGAAGGAGCGCCGCCCGCAGATGGCCTCCACGCTGTCGGGCGGCGAGCGCCAGATGCTGGCCATCGGCCGTGCGCTCATGGCACGCCCGCGCCTGCTGATGCTCGACGAACCCTCGCTGGGCCTGGCCCCGCTGGTGGTGCGCGAGGTGCTGCGCGTGGTGTCGCAGTTGCGCAGGCACGGCGTGTCGGTGCTGCTGGTCGAGCAGAACGCCCGCGCCGCGCTGCAGGTGGCCGACCGTGCCTACGTGCTCGAGATGGGCGCCGTGGCGCTGGAAGGCCAGGCGCGCGACCTGCTGCACGACCGGCGGATCATCGACACGTACCTGGGCATCGGCAAGAAAGAGTGA
- a CDS encoding branched-chain amino acid ABC transporter ATP-binding protein/permease — translation MNPSSSTTASSSAANAVPEGRPLVTPRVLTLVCIVALALAWGWLPPFTVTVLSNIGLYALVAVGLVLLTGVGGMTSFGQAAFVGMGAYATAWICTSPTAAGWLGGLAGSALVPWLGLLLGLVLTFALAWALGAVTLKLSGHYLPLCTIAWGLSLYFLLGNMEFLGGQTGITGIPPLVVAGFSFATPRMLGVVIWAVLLLALWAMHNLLDSREGRAIRALKGGRLMAESMGVDTARHRIKLFVLAALLAAISGWLYAHMQRFVNPTPFNLNIGIEMLFMAVVGGAGHLWGAVLGATLITLLKEKLQDVLPALLGTSGNFEVIVFGLLMLFVLQRFADGLWPTLARLTRRWVREMPRAATAGPAVSSTEQLAQHALPATGTLLLQADGVTKRFGGLVANNDISMSLKAGEVHALIGPNGAGKSTFFNMISGVDDPTTGEVRLAGQPMTGKPSRAFASLGLGRTFQHVRLLGQRSVIENVALGAHLRARRGWLAAMLRLDRAEEAALMAEARRQIERCGLGAHADTPAASLSLGQQRVVEIARALAGQPSVLLLDEPAAGLRHLEKRALSELLAQLRAEGLGILVVEHDMEFVMNLADRITVLEFGTVIATGTPAEVQANPRVLEAYLGGADDELLEDAQ, via the coding sequence ATGAACCCGTCTTCATCGACCACTGCTTCGTCTTCCGCCGCCAACGCCGTGCCCGAGGGCCGTCCGCTGGTCACGCCGCGCGTGCTCACGCTGGTGTGCATCGTCGCGCTCGCGCTGGCCTGGGGCTGGCTGCCCCCGTTCACCGTCACCGTGCTCAGCAACATCGGCCTGTACGCGCTGGTGGCGGTGGGCCTGGTGCTGCTCACCGGCGTCGGCGGCATGACCTCCTTCGGCCAGGCCGCGTTCGTCGGCATGGGCGCCTATGCCACGGCCTGGATCTGCACCTCGCCCACCGCGGCCGGCTGGCTCGGCGGCCTCGCGGGTTCCGCGCTGGTGCCGTGGCTCGGACTGCTGCTGGGCCTGGTGCTGACCTTCGCGCTGGCCTGGGCGCTCGGCGCGGTCACGCTCAAGCTCTCTGGCCACTACCTGCCGCTGTGCACCATCGCATGGGGCCTGAGCCTGTACTTCCTGCTGGGCAACATGGAGTTCCTCGGCGGCCAGACCGGCATCACCGGCATTCCGCCGCTGGTGGTGGCGGGCTTCTCGTTCGCCACGCCGCGCATGCTGGGCGTGGTGATCTGGGCGGTGCTGCTGCTGGCGCTGTGGGCCATGCACAACCTGCTCGACTCGCGCGAAGGCCGCGCCATCCGCGCGCTGAAGGGCGGCCGGCTCATGGCCGAGTCGATGGGTGTCGACACCGCGCGCCACCGCATCAAGCTGTTCGTGCTGGCCGCGCTGCTGGCGGCCATCTCGGGCTGGCTCTACGCGCACATGCAGCGCTTCGTGAACCCCACGCCCTTCAACCTGAACATCGGCATCGAGATGCTGTTCATGGCGGTGGTCGGCGGCGCGGGCCACCTGTGGGGCGCGGTGCTCGGCGCTACGCTGATCACGCTGCTCAAGGAAAAGCTGCAGGACGTGCTGCCCGCGCTGCTGGGCACCAGCGGCAACTTCGAGGTGATCGTGTTCGGCCTGCTGATGCTGTTCGTGCTGCAGCGCTTCGCGGACGGCCTGTGGCCCACGCTGGCACGGCTCACGCGCCGATGGGTGCGCGAAATGCCGCGCGCCGCCACGGCCGGCCCGGCCGTCTCGAGCACCGAGCAGCTCGCGCAGCATGCGCTGCCGGCCACCGGCACGCTGCTGCTGCAGGCCGACGGCGTGACCAAGCGCTTCGGCGGCCTGGTCGCCAACAACGACATCTCGATGAGCCTGAAGGCCGGCGAGGTGCATGCGCTGATCGGCCCCAACGGCGCCGGCAAGAGCACCTTCTTCAACATGATCTCGGGCGTGGACGACCCCACCACCGGCGAGGTGCGGCTGGCCGGCCAGCCCATGACGGGCAAGCCTTCGCGCGCCTTCGCTTCGCTGGGCCTGGGCCGCACCTTCCAGCACGTGCGCCTGCTCGGCCAGCGCAGCGTGATCGAGAACGTGGCGCTCGGCGCCCACCTGCGCGCCAGGCGCGGCTGGCTCGCCGCGATGCTGCGGCTGGACCGCGCGGAAGAAGCCGCGCTGATGGCCGAGGCACGCAGGCAGATCGAGCGTTGCGGCCTCGGCGCGCATGCCGACACGCCGGCCGCGTCGCTCTCGCTGGGCCAGCAGCGCGTGGTCGAGATCGCGCGCGCGCTGGCGGGCCAGCCCTCGGTGCTGCTGCTCGACGAACCGGCCGCCGGCCTGCGCCACCTGGAGAAGCGCGCGCTGTCGGAACTGCTCGCGCAACTGCGCGCCGAAGGCCTGGGCATCCTCGTGGTGGAACATGACATGGAATTCGTGATGAACCTCGCCGACCGCATCACCGTGCTGGAGTTCGGCACCGTCATCGCCACCGGCACGCCCGCCGAAGTGCAGGCCAACCCGCGTGTGCTCGAGGCCTACCTCGGCGGCGCGGACGACGAGCTGCTGGAGGACGCGCAATGA
- a CDS encoding branched-chain amino acid ABC transporter permease → MDLQIALLLGQDGIVNGAVYGLMALALVLVFSVTRVIFIPQGEFVAFGALSMAALQGGHAPSTLWLLLALAVAVLVVEAWRWKRGATVDWRSALTWCVAFPAVAAALVLVLKPTSLAAQSLTVLVLIAPLGPLLYRLAYRPLADASVLMLLIVSVALHGVLVGLGLFFFGAEGSRTSAFSEARFDLGGIPVNGQSLVVVGVTLVLVIAMFWFFGRSMIGKALRATAINRVGARLSGIPTELSGDLSFALAALIGAVSGLLIAPITTVYYDTGFLIGLKGFVAAIVGGLASYPLALAGALLVGLLEAFSSFWASAYKEVLVFTLIIPVLWWRSLRSHHVEDEE, encoded by the coding sequence ATGGATTTGCAGATCGCCCTGCTGCTCGGGCAGGACGGCATCGTGAACGGCGCGGTCTACGGACTGATGGCGCTCGCGCTGGTGCTGGTTTTTTCGGTCACACGCGTGATCTTCATCCCGCAGGGCGAGTTCGTCGCCTTCGGGGCGCTCTCGATGGCCGCACTGCAGGGCGGGCATGCGCCCTCCACGCTGTGGCTGCTGCTGGCCCTGGCGGTGGCGGTGCTGGTGGTCGAGGCCTGGCGCTGGAAGCGCGGCGCCACGGTCGACTGGCGCTCCGCGCTGACCTGGTGCGTGGCCTTCCCCGCTGTGGCCGCGGCACTGGTGCTGGTGCTCAAGCCCACCTCGCTGGCCGCGCAGTCGCTCACCGTGCTGGTGCTGATCGCGCCGCTCGGACCGTTGCTGTATCGCCTGGCCTACCGCCCGCTGGCCGACGCCAGTGTGCTGATGCTGCTGATCGTGTCGGTCGCGCTGCACGGCGTGCTGGTCGGCCTGGGACTGTTCTTCTTCGGCGCCGAGGGCTCGCGCACCAGCGCCTTCTCGGAGGCGCGCTTCGACCTCGGCGGCATTCCCGTCAACGGCCAGTCGCTGGTCGTGGTGGGCGTCACGCTGGTGCTGGTGATCGCGATGTTCTGGTTCTTCGGCCGCTCCATGATCGGCAAGGCGCTGCGCGCCACCGCCATCAACCGCGTCGGCGCACGGCTGTCGGGCATTCCCACCGAGCTGTCGGGCGACCTGAGCTTCGCGCTGGCCGCCCTGATCGGCGCGGTGTCGGGCCTGCTGATCGCACCGATCACCACCGTCTACTACGACACCGGCTTCCTGATCGGCCTGAAGGGCTTCGTGGCCGCCATCGTCGGCGGTCTCGCGAGCTATCCGCTGGCGCTCGCGGGCGCACTGCTGGTGGGCCTGCTCGAGGCCTTCTCCTCCTTCTGGGCCAGCGCATACAAGGAAGTGCTGGTCTTCACTTTGATCATCCCGGTGCTGTGGTGGCGTTCGCTGCGCAGCCATCACGTGGAGGACGAGGAATGA
- a CDS encoding ABC transporter substrate-binding protein: protein MKFFKPLLIAALCATALSAWADVNVGVTISATGPAASLGIPEKNTISLMPKTIGGQKINYIVLDDASDTTAAVNNTRKLIAENKVDVILGSTTTPASLAMIDVASEAQTPMISVAASARIIEPMDAKKKWVFKTPQNDIMMSLAIAEHMASNGVKTVAFIGFSDAYGEGWSQEFAKAAELKKIKIVANERYARTDTSVTGQALKIMSAKPDAVLIAGSGTPAALPQKTLKERGFTGKMYQTHGVANADFLRVGGKDVEGTFLPAGPVLVADQLPAANPVKKSALAYVAAYEAAYGKGSTSTFGGHAWDAGLLMTAAVPVALKKAQPGTPEFRAALRDALEQTKEVAGAHGVFNMTATDHLGLDQRARVMVKIENGAWKYQP from the coding sequence ATGAAATTCTTCAAGCCCCTGCTGATTGCCGCCCTGTGCGCCACGGCCCTCTCGGCCTGGGCCGACGTCAACGTCGGCGTGACCATCTCGGCCACGGGCCCGGCAGCCTCGCTGGGCATCCCCGAGAAGAACACCATCTCGCTGATGCCCAAGACGATCGGCGGGCAGAAGATCAACTACATCGTGCTGGACGACGCGTCCGACACGACGGCCGCCGTCAACAACACGCGCAAGCTCATCGCCGAGAACAAGGTCGACGTGATCCTGGGCTCGACCACCACGCCGGCCTCGCTCGCCATGATCGACGTGGCCAGCGAAGCGCAGACGCCGATGATCTCGGTGGCCGCCTCGGCCCGCATCATCGAGCCGATGGACGCCAAGAAGAAGTGGGTCTTCAAGACGCCGCAGAACGACATCATGATGTCGCTCGCCATCGCCGAGCACATGGCCAGCAACGGCGTGAAGACCGTCGCCTTCATCGGCTTCTCCGACGCCTACGGCGAAGGCTGGTCGCAGGAGTTCGCCAAGGCGGCCGAGCTGAAGAAGATCAAGATCGTGGCCAACGAGCGCTATGCGCGCACCGACACCTCGGTGACCGGCCAGGCGCTGAAGATCATGTCCGCCAAGCCCGATGCGGTGCTGATCGCCGGTTCCGGCACGCCGGCCGCGCTGCCGCAGAAGACGCTGAAGGAACGCGGCTTCACCGGCAAGATGTACCAGACCCACGGCGTGGCCAACGCCGACTTCCTGCGCGTGGGCGGCAAGGACGTGGAAGGCACCTTCCTGCCCGCCGGCCCCGTGCTGGTGGCCGACCAGCTGCCCGCCGCCAACCCGGTGAAGAAGTCCGCGCTCGCCTATGTGGCTGCCTATGAAGCCGCCTACGGCAAGGGCTCGACCTCGACCTTCGGCGGCCACGCCTGGGACGCCGGCCTGCTGATGACCGCGGCCGTGCCCGTGGCGCTGAAGAAGGCCCAGCCGGGCACACCCGAGTTCCGTGCCGCGCTGCGCGACGCGCTCGAGCAGACCAAGGAAGTGGCCGGCGCGCACGGCGTGTTCAACATGACCGCGACCGACCACCTGGGCCTCGACCAGCGCGCACGCGTGATGGTGAAGATCGAAAACGGCGCCTGGAAATACCAACCATAA
- the paaE gene encoding 1,2-phenylacetyl-CoA epoxidase subunit PaaE, with product MSTLFHPLRVKAIEPDTSEAVIVSFDVPGSLREVFGFTQGQYLTLRKDIDGQDLRRSYSICAGIDDNELRVGVRKVRGGVFSNWINAHLQPGDEVQVMAPQGRFFVPIEPQSARHHVGIAGGSGITPILSIMKTVLAREPQSRFTLIYGNRQLQSTMFKEEIEDLKNRYMTRLVLQHVFSDEHTDSPLGFGVMNREKIGEFLKSVVPAAQIDHVYVCGPFQMNDEAEAALLAAGVPEERIHIERFGVALPSATQVGAVVHEPQPGDAKQARITIVRDGLQRDITYTEGQPSILDAASAAGLEVPFSCTSGVCGTCRAKCVDGEVRMERNFALDKNEVAAGFVLTCQAHPLTERVTLSFDER from the coding sequence ATGAGCACCCTTTTCCATCCTCTGCGCGTGAAGGCCATCGAGCCCGACACGTCCGAGGCCGTCATCGTCTCCTTCGACGTGCCCGGCAGCCTGCGGGAAGTCTTCGGCTTCACGCAGGGCCAGTACCTCACGCTGCGCAAGGACATCGACGGCCAGGACCTGCGCCGCTCCTATTCGATCTGCGCCGGCATCGACGACAACGAGCTGCGCGTCGGCGTGCGCAAGGTGCGCGGCGGCGTCTTCTCCAACTGGATCAACGCGCACCTGCAGCCCGGCGACGAGGTGCAGGTGATGGCGCCGCAGGGCCGCTTCTTCGTGCCGATCGAGCCGCAGTCCGCGCGCCACCATGTCGGCATCGCGGGCGGCAGCGGCATCACGCCCATCCTGTCGATCATGAAGACCGTGCTGGCGCGCGAGCCGCAAAGCCGCTTCACGCTCATCTACGGCAACCGGCAGCTGCAGTCCACGATGTTCAAGGAAGAGATCGAGGACCTGAAGAACCGCTACATGACGCGCCTGGTGCTGCAGCACGTGTTCTCCGACGAGCACACCGACTCGCCGCTGGGCTTCGGCGTGATGAACCGCGAGAAGATCGGCGAGTTCCTCAAGAGCGTGGTGCCCGCCGCACAGATCGACCACGTGTACGTGTGCGGCCCGTTCCAGATGAACGACGAGGCAGAGGCTGCGCTGCTCGCGGCCGGCGTGCCCGAGGAGCGCATCCACATCGAGCGCTTCGGCGTCGCGCTGCCCTCGGCCACGCAGGTGGGCGCGGTGGTGCACGAGCCCCAGCCGGGCGACGCCAAGCAGGCGCGCATCACCATCGTGCGCGACGGCCTGCAGCGCGACATCACCTACACCGAAGGCCAGCCGAGCATCCTCGACGCGGCATCGGCCGCCGGACTCGAAGTGCCGTTCTCGTGCACGTCAGGCGTGTGCGGAACCTGCCGCGCGAAATGCGTGGACGGGGAAGTCCGCATGGAAAGAAACTTCGCGCTCGACAAGAATGAAGTGGCCGCCGGTTTCGTACTGACCTGCCAGGCACACCCCCTCACGGAGCGCGTCACGCTCTCTTTCGACGAGCGCTGA
- the paaD gene encoding 1,2-phenylacetyl-CoA epoxidase subunit PaaD, whose protein sequence is MTAARVDAAWAVLHTVPDPEVPAVSVCDLGIVREVIEHDDGLEVVLTPTYSGCPATEAIEHDVLAAIEQAGLGRARATLRRAPAWSSDWISDEGRAKLKAYGIAPPAHLNAEQAANTAMPIKLFGRIAGERIACPRCASERTERLSAFGSTACKALYRCMACREPFEHFKPI, encoded by the coding sequence ATGACGGCCGCGCGCGTCGACGCCGCCTGGGCCGTGCTGCACACCGTGCCCGACCCCGAGGTGCCGGCCGTGTCGGTCTGCGACCTGGGCATCGTGCGCGAGGTGATCGAGCACGACGACGGCCTGGAGGTGGTGCTCACGCCGACCTACTCCGGCTGCCCCGCGACCGAAGCCATCGAGCACGACGTGCTGGCCGCCATCGAGCAGGCCGGGCTCGGCCGGGCACGCGCCACGCTGCGCCGCGCGCCCGCCTGGAGCAGCGACTGGATCAGCGACGAAGGCCGCGCCAAGCTCAAGGCTTACGGCATCGCGCCGCCGGCGCACCTGAACGCCGAGCAGGCCGCGAACACCGCCATGCCGATCAAGCTGTTCGGCCGCATCGCGGGCGAGCGCATCGCCTGCCCGCGTTGCGCGAGCGAGCGCACCGAGCGCCTGTCGGCCTTCGGATCGACCGCCTGCAAGGCCCTCTATCGATGCATGGCCTGCCGCGAACCCTTCGAGCATTTCAAGCCCATATGA